AGGTCGGGCTGGCGCGGGGTCGTGCTGCCGGACTGGACCTGCCGCAGCATCGACGCGGTCTCGTCCAGGTCGCCCGCGAACGCGGTCGCGGCGCTCTCGACGTCCCCGCCGGCGCTCTGGCCCTCGGAGCGCACCTTGGCGGCCGTGTCCGAGAACTTCTGCGCGGTGGCCGAGGCGCCGCCCGGCGTCGTCATCGACATCCCGCCGGTGGAGAAGCTCCGCAGCTCGGTCTCGATGTTCTTGCAGGCGGTCTTCTTCTTCCCGCCGGCGATGGCGTCGACCGCGCCACAGCCCGTGGAACCGAGCATCAGTCCACCGACGGCGAGGACGCCGACCAGCTTGGTGGCGGACATGCGCATGGGGTTTCTCCTTCAGGGGGTTGGGCTTTCGGACGGGCTACACCCTCCCAGGGCACACCCGCTCTAATCACCCCTTTGGCGTACCTACCCCACCATGGGTTCCGTGACTCAGGTCACACTGCCAGGCTCTCGCATCCGTCAACCGATTCGCGGTCAGGTCCCCGGAGCCGGTACAGTACTTCCGGCAGGCACCCGTAGCTCAACGGATAGAGCATCTGACTACGGATCAGAAGGTTAGGGGTTCGAATCCCTTCGGGTGCGCAGCAGGTCAAAGGCCCCTTCCGATCTTCGGGAGGGGCCTTTGTGATCTCCTATGTAGCAACGCATGTAGCAACGCGACGCTAGGACGCCGAACGGCGCCGCTTCCGGCGCTCCCCGGCGAGGTCGACGAGCATCCCGTCCATCGCCTCGGCCGCGGCGTCCTTCACCTCCTCCAGCAGGTGCACGTAGATCTCTGCCGTCGTCGAGAGCCGCGTGTGCCGTAGGACGCCTTGGATCACCTTGAGGTCGACGCCGTCCGCGAAGAGGAACGACCCGCAGGCGTGGCGCAGGTCGTGGATCCGGCAGCGCTCGACGCCGGCGGCTGCACAGATGTCCTCCCACATGCGGTTGACGTTCCGGGGTTCGAGCGCCGTCCCGATGGTCGTGGTGAAGACGAGACCCTCGTCGACCCACAGGCGCGCGGCGTCCTGCTCGTCCTCCTGGCCGGTGCGGTGCTCGCGCAGTGCTGCCACGGCGAACGCCGGGAGTTTCAGCGTGGCCTTGCTCGCCTGCGTCTTGAGGCCCTTCCTGACGAGCCGCCCCTTCCGGCGGCCGGTCTCCTCGTCGACCTCCCCGCGCATTCGCTGGACGGACTCGACCAGGCGTACGGTGCCGGCGTCGAGGTCGACGTCTTCCCACCGCAGGCCGAGGCCCTCCCCGCGGCGCAGGCCGAGCGCGAGCAGTAGCAGCCAGTACGCCCACAGCCGGTGTTCGGCCGCCGCGCCGAGCAGGGCCCGCACCTCGTCCTTGGACAGCTCACGGGGCGGCTTGCGCTCGACGGTCGGCGCGTCGACGAGCAGGCACACGTTCCGCTTCACGCTCTCGTCGTCGACGGCATCGTTCAGCGCCTTCCGCAGGACGGCGTGCGCGTAGGCGACGGTGCGCGTCGAGAGCGTCTCCGGCGGCGGAAGCTTGGTCTCGCCGGGGCGCAGCTTCTTGCGGGACCGGCCGCTCGGCTTGCGCGCCAGCTCTAGCAGCCATGCCCGGATATGGGTCGTCGAGAGGTCGACCAGGCGCACGCGGCCGAGGTGCGGGATGACGTGCTTCTCGCAGGTGTCCCGGTAGGAGTCGAGCGTGGACGCTGCGAGCTTCCCGGCCTCCACTCGCTGGGGCAGCGTCACCGGCAGCCACACCCGCGTGAGGTAGTGCTCGACGGTGTCCGTCCGCCCGGCCGTGACCGGCTGGTTGTCGTCGATCTCCCGTTGCGCCTGCTTGCGCTTGTCGTCCGCTTCCTTCCTGGTGTCGCCATAGACCGGCTTGCGCTTGCCGTTGGGGAGGTAGACGGTCGCTACCCACTTCCCGTCGCTCGCGCGCTGGTAGGGGCGCCCGTCGCGGTTCCCTCGCGTGCGGGGCTTCCTGCTCGGCTTCTCGCTCATCCGGCCTTTCCTCGTTTCCCGGGCGGGAGGTGACCGCGTAGCCGCGCCTCCCGAATCCAACGGTGCACGGTGGTCGCTGGCACGCCGGCATCTTCCGCCATGCGCGCCGCCGGTTTCGCGCTCACGGCCGCGTGCCATCGGTAGTGCTGGGCTACGAGCTTGTAGAACTCGTCGGGCGGAACACCCCCGCCCGGCCTGGACAGCTTCACCTCGGGACGGCTCAGAGATTTCGCGCCGAGCGCCGTACGCACCTCGTTCGCCGCGGCCTCCAGCCGCCCGATCGGCACAGCGCGCAGTGTGTCGGAGGTGACGGGGTGATCTGGCGACCCTCGCAGGACAAGCCCGGTCACCACGAGCCGCGTGTCCCGCTGCTCATCCCACGTGGCGTACACCCGCACCCCGGGCATCACGCCGTCGATCGCTCCCCACTCGGAACCGCCGAGCTGATCCCAGAACTCATCGGCGCCCGGCTCGTAGTCGACGTGCTCCCACTCGCCCCCGCCGGTCCCTTCCTTACTCGTCATACCGGCGACAGTACGCCCAGGTACGCCGAGGTTCAACAAGTGCGCGGAACACGCCGACAAACCTCCGCGAACTTGCGCGGTCGGTGACGTGGGTGGTACCTCTTGATCTCGGCCGCGTAAGTGCGCGGAACTCGCACCCCCTGGAGGTGGCGCGTTGAGTACGGAACCGCTCGCGTACCGGGCCGAGGAAGCCCCCAGCGTCTTCCCCATCGGCCGTACGGTCCTGTTCAAGCTGATCAGGACCGGCGAGATCGAGTCGTTCAAGGTGGGCAGGGCGCGGTTCATCCCGCGACAGGCGCTCATCGACTTCATGCAGCGCCAGATCGCCGAGCAGAACGGCGGCGGAGGGCGGGCCGCCTGATGTCCCAGAACACACAGAACGGGCCGGGGGTGGAGTCCCGGCCCGCTCGGAGATCAGCGCGGTGGACGGCTGACGGCGCCCTCATCGTAAGGCACCGCCGCTCTGGGGTCGCCGAGCTGGACGACATCCGGCCGGGTGCCCTGCGCGCGTGGGCGTCCGCGTGCTGGCACCTGCGCGAGGCCGGGACCACGCCCCTGCCGCCCGCGCACGTCGTCCGCGCCCTCGCCCGCCGGGGGTGGTGGTGAGCGGTGAGGAGTGGGACGCCTACCCCAACGACGTCGAGACCGAGGGGCACGTCCTTGGCGCGATGATGCTCGCCGAGCACGTCATACCGGACGTCTACCGCGTGCTCGGCGACCAGTTCAACGAGCGGGACACCGTGTTCTATCGGCCCGCGCACTGGATCATCTATCGGACCGTCATCACCATGTGGGACGTCGGTGCGCAACCCGACGCCGTGACGGTCGCTAAGGCTCTCCAGGACGCCGGAGCGCTCGGCCGTGTCGGCGGCCCGGTCAAGCTCCATGACCTGATCGAGCGGGTTCCCACCGTCGCCAACGCCGGGAAGTACGCCGAGATCCTCCAGGACGTCTACCGGCGGCGGCGCGTTGCGGTCCTGCGCGAGGCACTCAGAGACGCCTCGCCCGACCGGGCGCGCGAGCTGACCGAGGAATGGACCGCTGCCGAGGCCCTCTTGCAGGGCACCGCCGGCGGCACGGTCCCCGGCCGGTCGT
The sequence above is a segment of the Actinomadura coerulea genome. Coding sequences within it:
- a CDS encoding tyrosine-type recombinase/integrase codes for the protein MSEKPSRKPRTRGNRDGRPYQRASDGKWVATVYLPNGKRKPVYGDTRKEADDKRKQAQREIDDNQPVTAGRTDTVEHYLTRVWLPVTLPQRVEAGKLAASTLDSYRDTCEKHVIPHLGRVRLVDLSTTHIRAWLLELARKPSGRSRKKLRPGETKLPPPETLSTRTVAYAHAVLRKALNDAVDDESVKRNVCLLVDAPTVERKPPRELSKDEVRALLGAAAEHRLWAYWLLLLALGLRRGEGLGLRWEDVDLDAGTVRLVESVQRMRGEVDEETGRRKGRLVRKGLKTQASKATLKLPAFAVAALREHRTGQEDEQDAARLWVDEGLVFTTTIGTALEPRNVNRMWEDICAAAGVERCRIHDLRHACGSFLFADGVDLKVIQGVLRHTRLSTTAEIYVHLLEEVKDAAAEAMDGMLVDLAGERRKRRRSAS
- a CDS encoding helix-turn-helix domain-containing protein; its protein translation is MSTEPLAYRAEEAPSVFPIGRTVLFKLIRTGEIESFKVGRARFIPRQALIDFMQRQIAEQNGGGGRAA